One window of the bacterium genome contains the following:
- a CDS encoding Rieske (2Fe-2S) protein — MPRFPFGTPFSWYPVAWSSEIAPGQIIRRAYFGEELVVFRTEDGEASVLDAYCPHLGAHLGVGGKVDGEGIRCPFHGWRFGGDGSCLDVPYAKRKPQGVRARTYPTREVAGVVWAWYHPDGAAPTFDPPSIPEFGAADWTADWTQYDWTIRTHPQEISENSVDWPHLTQVHLMEPPPNRTVEFVGHEIQWQTVTSKHVTTMDDEHDDIVITGRNPGLGCSYVKYTGMGDTVILMGMTPVDDEMLHMRFGVIGKKAGRSDREMAAFHQAYSDDMAAAVEQDFPIWENKTYYDRPRLCDGDGPVGDYRKWASQFYVQTETDR; from the coding sequence ATGCCCCGCTTCCCCTTCGGCACGCCCTTCAGCTGGTATCCCGTCGCCTGGAGCTCCGAGATCGCACCCGGCCAGATCATCCGGCGCGCCTACTTCGGCGAGGAGCTCGTGGTGTTCCGGACGGAGGACGGCGAGGCGAGCGTGCTGGACGCCTACTGTCCCCACCTCGGAGCCCACCTCGGCGTGGGGGGCAAGGTCGACGGCGAGGGGATCCGCTGTCCCTTTCACGGCTGGAGGTTCGGCGGCGACGGGTCCTGCCTCGACGTGCCCTACGCCAAGCGGAAGCCGCAGGGCGTGCGTGCGCGGACCTACCCGACCCGCGAGGTCGCCGGCGTCGTCTGGGCCTGGTACCACCCCGACGGAGCGGCCCCGACCTTCGATCCGCCATCGATTCCGGAGTTCGGCGCCGCGGACTGGACGGCGGACTGGACCCAGTACGACTGGACGATCCGGACCCATCCCCAGGAGATCTCCGAGAACAGCGTCGACTGGCCCCACCTGACCCAGGTCCACCTGATGGAGCCACCGCCCAACCGCACCGTCGAATTCGTCGGGCACGAGATCCAATGGCAGACGGTGACGAGCAAGCACGTCACGACGATGGACGACGAGCACGACGACATCGTAATCACCGGCCGCAACCCCGGCCTCGGCTGCAGCTACGTCAAATACACCGGGATGGGGGATACGGTGATCCTCATGGGCATGACGCCGGTCGACGACGAGATGCTCCACATGCGCTTCGGCGTGATCGGCAAGAAGGCGGGCCGGAGCGACCGGGAGATGGCCGCCTTCCACCAGGCCTACTCGGACGACATGGCGGCCGCCGTCGAGCAGGACTTCCCGATCTGGGAGAACAAGACCTACTACGACCGGCCGCGCCTCTGTGACGGCGACGGACCGGTCGGTGACTACCGGAAATGGGCCAGCCAGTTCTACGTGCAGACGGAGACGGATCGATGA
- a CDS encoding TetR/AcrR family transcriptional regulator, whose product MTSASPSPGGRRAAAREHAKNARHAAYRDLVVEAASEAFARDGVAATRMEQLAEAAGISLGTLYSVYKGKAEIVDALHEARLREIHTASISAEDAASDPLESLLAGSRAYLAYFMERPEYLRMYLDEGANWGVRRSMDRESRRAAVWGDGVAQLAAIFERGIEEGVFEPGNPDRLARTMLAMQQVLLADWYEAGADPSDEAILNEVEVLLRRAFCTEAGRPR is encoded by the coding sequence ATGACGAGCGCCTCCCCCTCCCCCGGTGGCCGCCGAGCCGCGGCCCGCGAGCACGCGAAGAACGCGCGCCACGCCGCCTATCGCGATCTCGTCGTCGAGGCCGCCTCCGAGGCGTTCGCGCGGGACGGCGTCGCCGCGACGCGCATGGAACAGCTGGCGGAGGCCGCGGGGATCTCGCTCGGAACGCTCTACTCCGTCTACAAGGGCAAGGCCGAGATCGTCGACGCCCTCCACGAAGCCCGGCTCCGGGAGATCCACACGGCGTCGATCTCCGCCGAGGACGCGGCGTCGGATCCGCTCGAATCGCTCCTCGCCGGAAGCCGCGCCTACCTCGCGTACTTCATGGAGCGGCCCGAGTACCTGCGGATGTACCTCGACGAGGGCGCGAACTGGGGCGTACGGCGCTCGATGGATCGCGAGTCCCGGCGCGCGGCGGTCTGGGGCGATGGCGTGGCCCAACTGGCCGCGATCTTCGAGCGCGGAATCGAGGAAGGCGTCTTCGAGCCGGGGAATCCGGATCGGCTGGCGCGCACGATGCTCGCGATGCAGCAGGTGCTGCTCGCGGACTGGTACGAGGCCGGCGCGGATCCGTCCGACGAGGCCATCCTGAACGAAGTGGAGGTGCTGCTCCGGCGCGCCTTCTGTACCGAGGCGGGGCGCCCGCGTTAG
- a CDS encoding pyruvate carboxylase: MPDPMPFERLLIANRGEIAIRIHRACAELGIRTIGIHSDEDRYALHRFKADEAYSLGEGGNPVGVYLDIPRILEIAEATGAQAIHPGYGFLSERADFAEAVTAAGIQFVGPPASVLSSVGDKVSARNAAIEAGLPIIPGSPPIEDAQAGLEYAREIGFPVMVKASGGGGGRGMRVTNTEAEFVENFEAARREAASAFGNDEVFVEKLVTRPKHIEVQILADKHGNVVHLFERDCSIQRRHQKVVELAPAPNLPQELREKLCDSAVEFARHVGYQNAGTVEFLVSGDDYYFIEMNPRVQVEHTVSEEITGVDIVGSQIRVAAGQTLESMGISQETLAPRDFAIQCRVTTENPENGFLPDYGRLISYRSPGGLGVRLDAGNAFPGAIITPYYDSLLAKLTTRGRDLEEASSRALRALGEFRVRGVETNVSYLRRLIDHPTFQAGECDTHFIAETPELLEFDEDRGIGTRLLTYLADVTVNGRPNVERLDPDALRQTPQIPSYDRKAEPPAGSKQKFEELGAEGFAAWMRSHEATLVTDTTFRDAHQSLLATRLRTQDMLAVAPALARLAPQLLSLEMWGGATFDVAMRFLDEDPWQRLEVLRKAIPNVLFQMLLRGANAVGYTTYPDNVVREFVKEAHERGIDLFRIFDSLNWADQMQVAIDATRESGAIAEVAICYTGDILEPGRERYALNYYVDLAKDLVDRGAHILCIKDMAGLLKPYAAKKLVSALRDEVEVPIHLHSHDSAGIQGAAYLQAVEAGVDAIDCAFGPLSGSTSQPNLQSVVAMLAQSPRSSELDLDQLLPFDAYWESVRSNYHAFDKGPYHGSAEVYEHEIPGGQYTNLRTQAVAMGLGERWRDVMKMYAEVNKLFGDVVKVTPSSKVVGDMALYMLSNGLTPKDVMDRGRDLTFPDSVIEFFEGRIGQPAYGFPEELQKLVLKDRTPLDARPGADLADADLEAAAAELTNKLGREATKAEVLAYVLYPRVFLDYVERRREHGEHLTVLPTVAFFHGMGLGQEIHLETEPGQGLVVRLVAIGDPDSEGQRQVFFDLNGQPRRILVHDRTLGIQIERHAKADSDDPLQVGAPLPGLLASHAHGEGDAVPAGEILAVIEAMKMESSVTAPVAGRIKKIHIAAGEQIETGDLLYTLEAAE; this comes from the coding sequence ATGCCTGACCCGATGCCCTTCGAACGCCTGCTGATCGCCAATCGCGGCGAGATCGCCATCCGGATCCACCGCGCCTGTGCCGAGCTCGGCATCCGCACGATCGGCATCCACTCCGACGAGGACCGCTACGCGCTCCACCGCTTCAAGGCGGACGAGGCCTATTCCCTCGGCGAGGGGGGCAATCCGGTCGGCGTCTACCTCGACATCCCGCGGATCCTCGAGATCGCCGAGGCGACCGGCGCCCAGGCCATCCATCCGGGCTACGGCTTCCTCTCCGAGCGCGCGGACTTCGCCGAAGCCGTGACCGCTGCGGGGATCCAGTTCGTCGGCCCCCCGGCGAGCGTCCTCTCCTCCGTCGGCGACAAGGTGAGCGCCCGCAACGCGGCGATCGAAGCCGGCCTCCCGATCATCCCCGGCTCGCCGCCGATCGAAGACGCCCAGGCGGGACTCGAGTACGCCCGCGAGATCGGCTTCCCGGTCATGGTCAAGGCGAGCGGCGGAGGCGGCGGCCGCGGCATGCGCGTCACCAACACCGAGGCGGAGTTCGTCGAGAACTTCGAGGCCGCGCGCCGGGAAGCCGCCAGCGCCTTCGGCAACGACGAGGTCTTCGTCGAGAAGCTCGTCACCCGCCCGAAGCACATCGAGGTCCAGATCCTCGCGGACAAGCACGGCAACGTGGTCCACCTCTTCGAGCGCGACTGTTCGATCCAGCGACGCCACCAGAAGGTCGTCGAGCTCGCCCCGGCACCGAACCTGCCGCAGGAGCTCCGCGAGAAGCTCTGCGACTCCGCGGTCGAGTTCGCGCGGCACGTCGGCTACCAGAACGCGGGCACCGTCGAGTTCCTCGTCTCCGGCGACGACTACTACTTCATCGAGATGAATCCCCGCGTGCAGGTCGAGCACACGGTCAGCGAGGAGATCACCGGCGTCGACATCGTCGGCTCCCAGATCCGCGTCGCCGCCGGCCAGACCCTCGAGTCGATGGGGATCTCCCAGGAGACCCTCGCGCCGCGAGATTTCGCGATCCAGTGCCGCGTGACGACCGAGAATCCGGAGAACGGCTTCCTCCCGGACTACGGCCGACTCATCTCCTACCGATCCCCCGGCGGCCTCGGCGTCCGCCTCGATGCGGGCAACGCCTTCCCCGGCGCGATCATCACGCCCTACTACGACTCGCTCCTCGCGAAGCTCACGACCCGAGGCCGTGACCTCGAGGAAGCGTCGTCCCGCGCGCTGCGCGCCCTCGGCGAGTTCCGCGTCCGCGGCGTAGAGACCAACGTCTCCTACCTGCGGCGCTTGATCGATCACCCGACCTTCCAGGCCGGCGAGTGCGACACGCACTTCATCGCCGAGACGCCCGAGCTCCTCGAGTTCGACGAGGACCGCGGGATCGGCACGCGTCTGCTGACCTACCTGGCCGACGTGACCGTGAACGGCCGCCCGAACGTCGAGCGCCTCGACCCGGACGCGCTCCGCCAGACGCCGCAGATCCCCTCCTACGACCGCAAAGCCGAGCCGCCGGCCGGCTCGAAGCAGAAGTTCGAGGAGCTCGGTGCCGAGGGCTTCGCCGCGTGGATGCGGAGCCACGAGGCCACCCTCGTGACCGACACGACCTTCCGCGACGCCCACCAGTCGCTCCTCGCGACGCGCCTGCGGACCCAGGACATGCTGGCGGTCGCCCCCGCCCTCGCGCGTCTCGCGCCCCAGCTCCTCTCCCTCGAGATGTGGGGCGGCGCGACCTTCGATGTCGCGATGCGCTTCCTCGACGAGGATCCGTGGCAGCGCCTCGAGGTCCTGCGCAAGGCGATCCCGAACGTCCTCTTCCAGATGCTGCTCCGCGGCGCGAACGCGGTCGGCTACACGACCTACCCGGACAACGTCGTCCGCGAGTTCGTGAAGGAAGCCCACGAGCGCGGCATCGACCTCTTCCGCATCTTCGACTCCCTCAACTGGGCCGATCAGATGCAGGTCGCGATCGATGCCACCCGCGAGTCCGGCGCGATCGCCGAGGTCGCCATCTGCTACACGGGCGACATCCTCGAGCCGGGTCGCGAGCGGTACGCGCTGAACTACTACGTGGACCTCGCGAAGGACCTCGTCGACCGTGGCGCGCACATCCTCTGCATCAAGGACATGGCGGGCCTGCTCAAGCCCTACGCGGCGAAGAAGCTGGTCTCGGCCCTGCGCGACGAGGTCGAAGTTCCGATCCACCTCCACTCCCACGACTCCGCAGGCATCCAGGGGGCGGCCTACCTCCAGGCGGTCGAGGCCGGAGTCGATGCGATCGACTGCGCCTTCGGACCGCTTTCGGGATCGACGAGCCAGCCGAACCTCCAGAGCGTGGTCGCCATGCTCGCGCAATCGCCGCGGTCCTCGGAGCTCGACCTCGACCAGCTGCTGCCCTTCGACGCCTACTGGGAGTCGGTCCGGTCGAACTACCACGCCTTCGACAAGGGGCCGTACCACGGCTCCGCGGAGGTCTACGAGCACGAAATCCCGGGCGGGCAGTACACGAACCTGCGGACGCAGGCGGTCGCGATGGGTCTCGGTGAGCGCTGGCGCGACGTCATGAAGATGTACGCCGAGGTCAACAAGCTCTTCGGCGACGTCGTGAAGGTGACCCCGTCCTCGAAGGTCGTCGGCGACATGGCCCTCTACATGCTGTCGAACGGTCTCACACCGAAGGACGTCATGGATCGCGGCCGCGACCTGACCTTCCCCGACAGCGTGATCGAGTTCTTCGAGGGACGGATCGGGCAGCCCGCCTATGGCTTCCCGGAAGAGCTGCAGAAGCTCGTCCTCAAGGACCGCACGCCCCTCGACGCACGCCCCGGCGCGGATCTCGCCGACGCGGACCTCGAGGCCGCGGCCGCGGAGCTCACGAACAAGCTCGGCCGTGAGGCGACGAAGGCCGAGGTCCTCGCCTACGTCCTCTACCCTCGGGTCTTCCTCGACTACGTCGAACGAAGGCGCGAGCACGGCGAGCACCTCACGGTCCTGCCGACCGTCGCCTTCTTCCACGGCATGGGCCTCGGCCAGGAAATCCATCTCGAGACCGAGCCCGGACAGGGCCTCGTCGTCCGCCTCGTTGCGATCGGCGACCCGGACTCCGAGGGCCAGCGTCAGGTCTTCTTCGATCTGAACGGCCAGCCCCGACGCATCCTGGTGCACGACCGGACGCTCGGAATCCAGATCGAGCGTCACGCCAAGGCCGACTCGGACGATCCGCTCCAGGTCGGCGCGCCGCTCCCGGGCCTGCTCGCGAGCCACGCCCACGGCGAAGGGGACGCGGTCCCCGCCGGCGAGATCCTCGCCGTGATCGAGGCCATGAAGATGGAGTCGAGCGTGACCGCGCCGGTCGCCGGTCGGATCAAGAAGATCCACATCGCCGCCGGGGAACAGATCGAGACGGGCGATCTGCTCTACACGCTGGAGGCTGCGGAGTAG
- a CDS encoding DUF1214 domain-containing protein has protein sequence MPDVDERLQSLMDGSAWDEFCDRLKQVGRHVLRPEVPADPFTRAEGYRYLTRVLRSSFDIFTEHADPEFPVIYRPCDEMVKYGGDDPDKYLQKCALSGAFEYRIRGHRGTIQSVSFLTQGSNFGQGGTMLPTGFLDTDGLEVADDGTFEIIVSTKEHPGNWLPMTDETQVLLIRQTFGDRSKETIAELEIECLSAREIPDPLDPAKFAEGLGSAVGFLDGTANLFCDWAARYQAHPNELPREDPEITRRVGGDPAIAYFNSYWTLAEGEALVVELDHVPPCRAWSLQVCNYWMESLDYRYHRTNVNKDTAHVEPDGSVRIVITEKDPGWPNWLTTAGHTNGTFLFRLTGAEEIVEPRTRVVKASELA, from the coding sequence ATGCCCGACGTCGACGAGCGCCTGCAGAGCCTGATGGACGGCTCCGCCTGGGACGAATTCTGTGATCGCCTGAAGCAGGTCGGGCGCCACGTCCTGCGCCCCGAGGTCCCCGCGGACCCCTTCACCCGGGCCGAGGGCTACCGCTACCTGACCCGGGTTCTGCGTTCGTCCTTCGACATCTTCACCGAGCATGCCGATCCGGAGTTCCCGGTCATCTACCGCCCCTGCGACGAGATGGTGAAGTACGGCGGGGACGATCCGGACAAGTACCTCCAGAAGTGCGCGCTCTCCGGCGCCTTCGAGTACCGGATCCGCGGCCATCGCGGCACGATCCAGTCCGTCAGCTTCCTGACCCAGGGCAGCAACTTCGGGCAGGGTGGGACGATGCTCCCGACGGGCTTCCTCGACACGGACGGGCTCGAGGTCGCGGACGACGGCACGTTCGAGATCATCGTCAGCACGAAGGAGCACCCTGGGAACTGGCTTCCGATGACCGACGAGACGCAGGTGCTGCTCATTCGGCAGACCTTCGGCGATCGTTCGAAGGAGACCATCGCCGAGCTCGAGATCGAGTGTCTCTCGGCGCGCGAGATCCCGGATCCGCTGGATCCCGCGAAGTTCGCCGAAGGGCTCGGCTCCGCCGTCGGCTTCCTCGACGGCACGGCGAATCTCTTCTGTGACTGGGCGGCGCGCTATCAGGCGCACCCGAACGAGCTTCCCCGGGAAGATCCCGAGATCACCCGTCGCGTCGGTGGCGATCCGGCGATCGCCTACTTCAACTCGTACTGGACCCTGGCCGAAGGCGAGGCACTCGTGGTCGAGCTGGATCACGTTCCGCCGTGTCGCGCGTGGAGCCTTCAGGTCTGCAACTACTGGATGGAGAGCCTCGACTACCGGTACCACCGGACGAACGTGAACAAGGACACCGCCCACGTCGAGCCCGACGGCTCCGTCCGGATCGTGATCACCGAGAAGGACCCCGGCTGGCCGAACTGGCTCACGACCGCCGGCCACACGAACGGCACCTTCCTCTTTCGCCTGACCGGCGCGGAGGAGATCGTCGAGCCGAGGACGCGGGTCGTGAAGGCGAGCGAGCTCGCGTGA
- a CDS encoding dihydrodipicolinate reductase, with amino-acid sequence MAAPIPRSAAGEAMAAPIRVIQWATGSIGTHAIPAILEDPGLELVGVKVYSEAKEGKDAGSLVGIDPIGITATRDVDALLALDADCVLYAPLLADVGEICRLLEAGLNVITPAGWAYLKDGAEKQRLDKACAAGGVSFHGTGIHPGFSGDRLPVVLSGLSRRVDRVRVIEICNMSVMSESPEMVMDQLGFGLPADEARKNPPPLLDVMSTIFFQSMDMVAASLGFEIERYEKRFEFATCPHDVEVSAGTIPAGHVAGQHYEYLGFVDDEAVIEFQTYWRMTPDLEPNWPYDAILEYRVEIDGDPPLQLSFGPVTDGSSTEFGLLATAMNCVNAIAPVCAAEPGMRTTLDLPPIAAHGRFVRPSER; translated from the coding sequence ATGGCGGCGCCGATTCCGCGAAGCGCGGCGGGTGAAGCGATGGCGGCGCCAATTCGCGTGATCCAGTGGGCGACGGGGAGCATCGGCACCCACGCCATCCCCGCCATCCTCGAGGATCCGGGCCTCGAGCTCGTCGGCGTGAAGGTCTACTCCGAAGCCAAGGAAGGAAAGGACGCGGGCTCCCTCGTCGGGATCGACCCGATCGGGATCACCGCGACTCGCGACGTGGACGCGCTCCTCGCTCTTGACGCCGACTGCGTGCTCTACGCGCCGCTCCTCGCGGACGTGGGCGAGATCTGTCGCCTCCTCGAAGCGGGACTCAACGTGATCACGCCGGCGGGCTGGGCGTATCTCAAGGACGGCGCCGAGAAGCAACGCCTCGACAAGGCGTGTGCCGCTGGGGGCGTGTCCTTCCACGGCACGGGGATCCACCCGGGCTTCAGCGGCGACCGTCTGCCCGTCGTCCTATCGGGCCTCTCGCGTCGGGTCGATCGCGTGCGCGTAATCGAGATCTGCAACATGTCGGTCATGAGCGAGAGCCCCGAGATGGTCATGGACCAGCTCGGCTTCGGCCTGCCGGCGGACGAGGCGCGCAAGAATCCCCCGCCGCTCCTCGACGTCATGAGCACGATCTTCTTCCAGTCGATGGACATGGTCGCCGCGAGCCTGGGCTTCGAGATCGAGCGATACGAGAAGCGCTTCGAGTTCGCGACCTGCCCCCACGACGTCGAGGTCTCCGCCGGTACGATTCCGGCGGGCCACGTCGCCGGTCAGCACTACGAGTATCTCGGCTTCGTCGACGACGAGGCGGTGATCGAGTTCCAGACCTACTGGCGGATGACGCCCGACCTGGAACCGAACTGGCCCTACGACGCGATCCTCGAGTATCGCGTCGAGATCGACGGCGATCCGCCGCTCCAGCTCTCGTTCGGCCCGGTCACCGACGGCAGCTCGACCGAGTTCGGCCTGCTGGCGACGGCCATGAACTGCGTGAACGCGATCGCCCCGGTCTGCGCGGCGGAGCCGGGGATGCGCACCACCCTCGACCTGCCGCCGATCGCCGCCCACGGCCGCTTCGTTCGCCCGAGCGAGCGCTAG
- a CDS encoding ferredoxin produces MKVKTDLDLCQGHGMCEDTAPEVFRVVESDDGSYSHVELVVAEADEGLREKVEEAVRYCPNRALSIEA; encoded by the coding sequence ATGAAGGTGAAGACGGACCTGGACCTCTGCCAGGGGCACGGCATGTGCGAGGACACCGCGCCCGAGGTGTTCCGCGTCGTCGAGTCCGACGACGGGTCCTACTCCCACGTCGAGCTGGTCGTGGCGGAGGCGGACGAGGGGCTTCGAGAGAAGGTCGAGGAAGCGGTTCGCTACTGCCCGAATCGCGCCCTTTCGATCGAGGCGTGA
- a CDS encoding cytochrome P450: MSDQPRPKVVSGAKPESGHYDEFMAHAAHFLYRAYQECGELAEFDLFGAKHVLLGSADAQEAVYRSPDDRVSTAAPYQYMVPVFGEGIQYGAPLEIERQQVRFMSDALRPKRMKTYAQVVAEEVEDFIADWGDEGVREFHDTFKDMVLRTSTHCLMGREFRERLTDEFGVLFAQLEHAISPEAVIDFKSEADAFAKRDEARARLQDMLMEAVNDRLEANARGEEPPTDMLQSFLDARYKDGSAMAHELIPGMIIWIMFGGFHTSSNTAAWCCVELARHPEYQREVIEEVDAIYGDGGDLSFTSLREMPVMEGFLSETLRLHPPLLTLMRQVVNEPFEYKGNTFEVGTNLVISPYVSHRLPEHFPDPERFDPHRPLPEHLFALIPFGGGKRKCVGNAFAYLQVKSILTALLSRYELSCVDPPESYREVMPSLILRPSDPCNLRYTRRVK; the protein is encoded by the coding sequence ATGAGTGATCAGCCCCGCCCCAAGGTCGTGAGTGGCGCGAAGCCCGAGTCGGGCCACTACGACGAGTTCATGGCCCACGCGGCCCACTTCCTCTACCGGGCCTACCAGGAATGCGGCGAGCTCGCGGAGTTCGACCTCTTCGGCGCCAAGCACGTCCTGCTCGGGAGCGCCGACGCCCAGGAAGCGGTCTACCGGTCGCCGGACGATCGCGTCTCCACCGCGGCACCCTATCAGTACATGGTCCCCGTCTTCGGCGAGGGGATCCAGTACGGCGCGCCGCTCGAGATCGAGCGCCAGCAGGTCCGCTTCATGTCCGACGCGCTCCGCCCCAAGCGCATGAAGACCTATGCCCAGGTCGTGGCCGAGGAAGTCGAGGACTTCATCGCCGACTGGGGCGACGAGGGCGTCCGGGAATTCCACGACACGTTCAAGGACATGGTCCTGCGTACCTCGACCCACTGTCTGATGGGCAGGGAGTTTCGCGAGCGGCTGACGGACGAATTCGGCGTGCTCTTCGCCCAGCTCGAGCACGCGATCTCGCCGGAGGCGGTGATCGACTTCAAGTCCGAGGCGGACGCCTTCGCCAAGCGCGACGAGGCGCGGGCGCGGCTCCAGGACATGCTGATGGAGGCGGTGAACGATCGGCTCGAAGCGAACGCCCGCGGCGAGGAACCGCCGACGGACATGCTCCAGAGCTTCCTCGATGCGCGCTACAAGGACGGCAGCGCGATGGCCCACGAGCTGATCCCCGGCATGATCATCTGGATCATGTTCGGCGGCTTCCACACCAGCTCGAACACCGCCGCCTGGTGCTGCGTCGAGCTCGCGCGTCATCCGGAGTACCAGCGCGAGGTGATCGAGGAGGTCGACGCGATCTACGGAGACGGCGGGGATCTCTCGTTCACGTCGCTGCGCGAGATGCCCGTGATGGAGGGCTTCCTGAGCGAGACCCTGCGGCTCCACCCGCCGCTTCTCACGCTCATGCGCCAGGTCGTGAACGAGCCCTTCGAGTACAAGGGCAACACCTTCGAGGTCGGGACGAACCTGGTGATCTCGCCCTACGTGTCCCACCGCCTCCCCGAACACTTCCCGGATCCGGAGCGCTTCGATCCCCATCGCCCGCTTCCGGAGCACCTCTTCGCGCTGATCCCCTTCGGCGGCGGGAAGCGCAAGTGCGTGGGCAACGCGTTCGCCTACCTCCAGGTGAAGTCGATCCTGACCGCCCTGCTCTCGCGCTACGAGCTCTCCTGCGTCGATCCGCCGGAGAGCTACCGCGAGGTCATGCCCTCGCTGATCCTCCGCCCGAGCGACCCCTGCAACCTCCGCTACACGCGGCGGGTGAAGTGA
- a CDS encoding pyrroloquinoline quinone-dependent dehydrogenase — MRGVATAVLPLLALALSGCAEDPSCEPATSGGPASEWPSYGNDSGGTRYSPLAQIRSENVACLEEVWRFETGDLPGARGGQTRSPFASETTPILVDETLYLCTPTNFVIAVDPATGEERWRFDPGFDLDSRYGNQLVCRGVSSWRDPAADEGATCGRRIFTATNDARLIALDASTGDPCPGFGEAGQVDLNPGVGRQDWKGEYQVTSPPAVGRDVVVVGAAIADNKRTDAPSGVVRAYDARTGTLRWAWDLRSPGFVPTTENTSEAGYALGTPNVWAPMSVDLERDLLFVPTGNPAPDYYRGDLDVDYYGSSVVAIHLASGEVAWRFQTVHHDLWDFDVPAQPTLFTLRRDGREIPALVQATKMGMLFILHRETGQPLFPVEERPVPQVRVAGEALAPTQPFTVKPAPLVRHSLSPDDAWGLTPFDRAACRDAIAALRFEGIYTPPTLEGTLMVPGNAGGQNWGGLAVDEERQRILVNQQDFPWKVALVERKDMPEDLKFSGEGYVELQPMKGTPYGMTREMITSPLGVPCSTPPWGTLASVDLSSGDIDWQVPLGGLRTLAPLPIPWDLGVPNIGGPLATGGGLVFIGAAMENRFRAFDAETGDLLWGTDTPYAPIATPMTYRVGGRQYVVIGATGYERVGLPPGDVFIAYALPDEGAP; from the coding sequence GTGAGGGGCGTCGCAACGGCGGTGCTTCCGTTGCTGGCCCTCGCGCTCTCGGGCTGCGCCGAGGATCCGTCCTGTGAGCCGGCGACGAGCGGCGGGCCGGCCAGCGAGTGGCCGAGCTACGGGAACGACTCCGGCGGCACCCGGTACTCGCCCCTCGCGCAGATCCGCTCGGAGAACGTCGCCTGCCTCGAGGAGGTATGGCGGTTCGAAACGGGGGATCTGCCGGGCGCGCGCGGCGGGCAGACGCGGTCGCCCTTCGCGTCCGAGACCACGCCGATCCTCGTCGACGAGACGCTCTATCTCTGTACGCCGACCAACTTCGTGATCGCGGTGGACCCGGCGACCGGGGAGGAGCGCTGGCGCTTCGATCCGGGGTTCGACCTCGACAGTCGATACGGCAACCAGCTCGTCTGCCGCGGCGTTTCGAGCTGGCGCGACCCGGCGGCCGACGAAGGCGCGACTTGCGGGCGTCGGATCTTCACGGCGACGAACGACGCGCGATTGATCGCGCTCGACGCGTCGACCGGCGACCCCTGCCCGGGCTTCGGCGAGGCTGGACAGGTCGACCTGAACCCCGGCGTCGGGCGCCAGGACTGGAAGGGCGAGTACCAGGTCACCTCGCCGCCAGCCGTCGGACGCGACGTCGTGGTGGTCGGAGCGGCGATCGCGGACAACAAGCGGACCGATGCGCCGAGTGGCGTCGTGCGGGCCTACGACGCGCGGACGGGCACGCTCCGGTGGGCCTGGGACCTGCGCTCGCCGGGCTTCGTCCCGACGACCGAGAACACGAGCGAGGCCGGCTACGCGCTCGGGACGCCGAACGTCTGGGCACCGATGTCCGTCGATCTCGAGCGTGATCTGCTCTTCGTGCCGACGGGGAATCCGGCCCCGGACTACTATCGGGGCGATCTCGACGTCGACTACTACGGAAGCTCCGTCGTCGCGATCCATCTGGCGAGCGGCGAAGTCGCCTGGCGATTCCAGACCGTGCACCACGACCTCTGGGACTTCGACGTTCCCGCGCAGCCGACCCTCTTCACTCTGCGTCGGGACGGGCGCGAGATTCCGGCCCTCGTCCAGGCGACGAAGATGGGGATGCTCTTCATCCTCCATCGCGAGACCGGCCAGCCGCTCTTCCCCGTCGAGGAACGGCCGGTCCCACAGGTCCGCGTCGCGGGGGAGGCGCTCGCGCCGACGCAGCCCTTCACCGTCAAGCCAGCGCCCCTCGTCCGCCATTCGCTCTCGCCCGACGACGCCTGGGGACTCACGCCCTTCGATCGCGCGGCCTGTCGCGACGCAATCGCTGCGCTCCGCTTCGAGGGGATCTACACGCCGCCGACCCTCGAAGGGACCCTGATGGTGCCCGGCAACGCGGGCGGGCAGAACTGGGGCGGACTCGCCGTCGACGAGGAGCGCCAGCGGATCCTGGTCAACCAGCAGGACTTCCCATGGAAGGTCGCCCTCGTCGAACGGAAGGACATGCCGGAGGACCTGAAGTTCTCCGGCGAAGGCTACGTCGAGCTCCAGCCCATGAAGGGCACGCCCTACGGCATGACCCGCGAGATGATCACGTCGCCCCTCGGCGTGCCCTGCAGCACGCCGCCCTGGGGCACGCTCGCGAGCGTCGACCTGAGTTCCGGCGACATCGACTGGCAGGTTCCGCTCGGCGGACTCCGCACCCTCGCGCCGCTCCCGATTCCCTGGGACCTGGGCGTGCCGAACATCGGTGGGCCCCTCGCCACGGGGGGCGGTCTCGTCTTCATCGGCGCCGCGATGGAGAACCGGTTCCGCGCCTTCGACGCCGAGACCGGCGACCTTCTCTGGGGAACGGACACGCCCTACGCCCCGATCGCGACGCCCATGACCTACCGCGTGGGCGGGCGTCAATACGTGGTGATCGGCGCGACCGGCTATGAGCGCGTCGGCCTCCCGCCCGGCGACGTCTTCATCGCGTACGCGCTCCCGGACGAGGGCGCGCCCTAG